Part of the Metarhizium brunneum chromosome 6, complete sequence genome is shown below.
ACTCGCGAGAGAACAACGGGCCGGTGTTGAGGCCAGCACTTCTACGAACAATTCGGGCCCCTAGGTTGCGAGGGAAAGGATGCCGAGTAGACACCCcaatgtactccgtacatacaccACCCTTATAATTAGCCGTCTCGGTCGAGACATCACGCTCTCCAGCGATGGGTGAGTACAGAGCACGAGGGCACAAGTAAATGTCCTAGAAGCAACATTACCGCACCAGCAACGTCTAGAGGACGAGATAATTCGGAACGGCTCGTCCGCCATACTAGAGGAATGCGGTTGACCCCGTCACCCTGTCTCCCAGCTACCCATGAAGTCTGTCCACTGAGACACGCAGAATGGACACGCAGGAACTTGATGATGCGTCACGGGCAAACCCAACTGTCCCCTCTTTTCGCTTTCGTGCATTCCAGATACGACCTCATCTTGGACGGTCCTTCTCTGTGGCCAGGAATACACTTACTAATAGCATCTCCGGTTCATGCCCGACTTGATGCCACAAGGCCCGGACGGGGGCGTCCCCGTTCAAGCCGTCCATCCGAGGCGCCAAAGAATGCGGCATCTGCGTCGATTCCCTGGTCCTGGTCTTCGTGCGAGCTGTAAGCTTCTCCCTTCCCGATGTAGTGCCAATTGGCATTGCATTCATTTCTGCCCAACACCCAACAGCGCAAACTGCTGTTTGGTTAACACCCAACCCAATGTTGTGACATCATCTTGTTTTCCCGTCAAGCCAAAGTGTGCATATACAATATAAGGAGGTCGGGCAACGTTTTGGCAACTGAGTCGCGGTCGGGTGTCTAGTTCTTCAAAATCATCAGACTTCTCAGGAGGTGCCCGTATGCCCGAGACTCTTAGCATTGTTGATACTGACTCCCGTCCCCGGACCCGTATGCCGCGAGTGTACCCTTCATGTGCTATCCAATACCTGCGAAAAGGCTCGTTGGCTGAGCAAACGTAGACGGAGGATACAGAAACACGTCGTGGCGTCGCCAAGATTTCTCTAGGTTCACGGGCAGGGGTATTTTGTTGATGATCTGCCATGCCGTTAGACAATTTCTGTCACAGTATTTCAATAGGGCGTCAACatagcttataactagaCTTGCGCAATCGGATGACAGGTTTTGCTTAGATATGTGATATCTGTTGATGCTTGGTATGTTCTGGCTGGTGCACTTCGTATTCAACCATGGATATcatgaaaagaagaaatatAAATGGCTGATTAAAGAAATTGTTGATTCTTTGTTGATACATATGTTTAAAACTGGCCTTTTCTGCAGTCATTCATTCTCACCTTAAcaagcaagggcaaggctTGCTCGGGACTTGTGTAGACGAGAAATACGGGGTGCAGAGCATCAAGTATGGAGTATGGGGATGTACTCCTCCGTATGCATGTAGCTCGGAGATTTGCCCTGCCCACTTGAGCACTCGGCTCGCCGTTGAAGCACCTGCCCAGACTTGGTCCATACCCAGATGCTCACCCCACTTTCAATCATGACTTCCCAAAATTCCGGCCGCAGAGAAGCCTCACCGTCCACCTTTACTTCTGATGATGCGCATGCTATGATACCCAACTCCCGCGGCCTCTAGCCGACCCAATCATTTCGCACTCCTGTCAaacttcatcatcattgAGTATCTTGTTTTTTTGGGCCACGGCCGGCTTAATCATTCTCTCCCACCATGCCTCCGTCGGATATCATAACCCTGGAGACCCTCCACGAGAAACTCCCACGATGGCATCCCAACTATGAAAACCATCTCCATGCCATTGTTGACATGGGAAGGTCTGCTTACTTTCAATTACCCAATTTAAAACCCCGTTCTAAGTAAAATCATAGTAATGGAATCCGATTTTCAATTACGTCCTTAAAACCTCCTACCACGAGGCTCCTTGAACCGGTCTACTCCAGTCGGGTAGCCATATCTCTCTTCGATGCTTTGACGTCTTCGGATCGGGGGCCAATATTTCCCTCTGAAACTATCAAGGCCGTCGCATCTGCCCTATCGGGATTCCGCCACATAGCTGTTATGCATGGTGTGCCCCAATCGCAAATTATGATTTTGGCCACGGAGGCGATGCGGCGTGCCGTGAATGGAGGTCAATTGCTGGAGGCCATTGCAGCTGAAACCGATGGCCTTGGCGTGCAAATTCTTGATCCTGCCGCGGAAACCTTGTTTGGTGCTGTTCTGGGATCAAGAAGCGGCTTGGTTTCGGTGCACAATGGCGCATTATtcctcgacctcggcggTGGCAGCGTACAAATGACATGGGTTGATACCAGCAAGGACAATTATGAAATCgaagctgccatggccggccAGAGCCTTCCGTACGGTGCGGCAAAGCTCGCAAAGGTTCTTGACGGGCAGTCAACTACGGTCCAGGCCGAGGAGATTTGCGCCTTGCAAAACGGGATTGCAGGCATATATTCTAACCTATGTGCCAGGTTCCCTGCCCTCCGAGCCATAAAGGAAGCATATGATAGGGGGGAAGACGCATCCGTCGATGTGTACATGTGCGGTGGTGGATTTCGCGGCTACGGAAGCATGTTGATGCACAACGACCCAATCTCACCCTACCCAATTCCTTCAACCCATACGTATTCTGTCCCAGGCTCTCAGTTCAAGCAGCCAACCAAGATGCGCCAAGTCAACGATGAGTACGATGGGAAGATTTATGGCATGTCAAAACGGCGTCGTCAGCAGTTCCCGGCCATTGCCACGGTTATTGAATCGTTTATCGCCGTCGTGCCCAATATCCGCCGCGTGACCTTCTGTGGCGGCTCAAATAGGCAGGGTGTCCTTTTTATGAAGATGCCCAAAGATGTCCGGGAAAGCAATCCCTTGGAGGTCTTGGCAAATGTCACAAAGACGGAGGGGCCGCTGTTTAATGCCATCTTGGGCTTGCTTTCAGCGTCAATACCAGAGACTCAGGACGACCTGAACAATATTCCGACTATTTTTTCTCCTGGGCTAGGAGCTCTATTTGTTAGGCAAATTTGGTCTCGGGCCGGTCACAGCTCTAACAGCAATAGCTCGAGTGCTCTTCACCATGCTATTATCCGCGACCCAGATTGTCCGGGCCTGACGCATCTCGCTCGTGCCTTGTTAGCTTTGACAGCTTGCGCCAGATGGGGCAACGACATCGGTCCTTCCGACGAAATTCTCTGGCGCGGTCTGAAAGGAGTGATTGAAAGCCATCATCCAGATGCCATGTTCTGGACTCTCTACATTGGTGCTGTGGCGAACATGCTCGCAACTCTGTTTCCCGTCATGCCCCAAAATGCGAGGGAGCTTCTTTCAGCTGTCAGGCAAGTCATCTCCAAGTCAATAAATGGCTCTCTATTTATATGAACTGCAATGCTAACTTTTAATGATAGACTCAATTCGAAGATTTCCAAAAACAAAGCAGAAAAACACAAAGTGGAATTAACCGTCAGCCTATCAGCCCAGATCATGAAACACGTCAATCTTGAGGACCTCTCTGCCACAATGAAAAACACAACCAAGATTAAGGGAGAGAAAGGAAAGTATAAATCAACCGTTCAATTTTCCAACTTGTCATGAAATTTCCTCTTCAAAGTGTCATCCGTCGTCAGCATTCTTGTTTTGAATCGTCAATATCATCAAAGGGCCCGTTGAAAAGGCCCTCCCCCCACTTTTTTACTCGTCATCATATTCATCGTCATTACGGTGTGACTTTTTCGACTTAGAAGTTGACCCCTTGGGATTTCGTTTCCGAGCATTGAGTTTCTTGATTTCGTGCTCGACGACGAACGTCCAAAGCATGTTGTCAACATCGTCTGTTTCCGAAGTGGACTTGATATAGTTGTCTGTGATATTGTCAGTTCAGTCACTCACGACGGCTGGATAAGTTCCTGGGGGGAACTTACACAAGTCTTTTCTTGAGGCGAGCAACTGGTGGCCAAAGCGGCGAATGAGCTCCTTGTCGTCGCGCGGGACATGGGATGAAGAAATTCCATCGAGCCACTCGAACGACAACTCAATGCTCTTCTTGGTACGGAACTGATAATGATAGAAGATCGTGAGCAAAGGGTAAAAGTTGTCCACCAAACGCTGGTATTGGTGTGTCTGAGAGCTGACTATTTTTGTGATGATTAGTTTCTCCCGCCAGAATTCTCAATGGCTTCAGTGACCGAAACTTACTGAATTCGTCCGGCGAGCTTGGGTCCTGCGTCATATGACCCAAATGGATTTTGTACCCCGCCAACAACTCGCGGTACATCAACATGAGTTGCCACATGCTCACCCAAATTGCCACCCTCTCCTCTGCCTTGGGCGAGCCTTGCTGGCTGAGGCAATCGTCCAACAACTTCAAGACATCATGCTCCAGGAGGTCCAGTGCTTTCCGAGCGATGCTTCGCAGCTGTGCTTGAACAGATACTGGAAGATTGGCGATGTTCTTGGAAGGGTCTCTGCACCAAAACGACGGCATCTTCCAGATTCTGAAAAAACAATTCATTTTATGGACCTTTCTGACCAGGTCATACTGTCTGGCTGTCAGCTACCTTGATATCAACAAACTGGACTGCCTATTACGTACCTTGGGAAGCTTCTTCAGTCCTTCTTTGGAGTAAGCCAGCAGAAAGTTCTGCAGAGCCTGGCTGAACTGCGGGCCATGCTCACGCTTGATTTGATCTTCAACCCATCGCTGTAGCTTCGGGTGACTGGGTACCTTCTCACGGGGGAAGGCAACAGTCCTCGGGCTGCCAACTTCATCATGGTTGTTGGTGGGTCTGTACGCCTGAACAGTGGCATGCAAGGACGACGAAGTGGTGTCCTTGCTAAAGAAGATGGAAATGTCCCTGGCACTCCCGGTGTAGAACCGGGGTCCAGAGCACAGATACTGCTCTTCTGCAGCATAGCTGGACCAGAAGTCTAGGGTTGATGTTAATCCATGGTTGACGAGTTGGTGGATTGTCCAAGAAGGGGAGAGCTACACACCTGGCACCTTGGCCATCACTGGCCAGGCCATTGCAGGAGTCATGCGAGTGCACACCAGATGAGAATGCTTTGGGAACGCCTTTCTGCATGTAGGACAAACGCCGCTGTCATGGCACTAAAAGAGAAAGTGGTCAGTCAAGAGATTCCGCCTGTGGAGTTGGGTGATAGTGTCTCACCCTGGTCTTGGTTACTCGACATGGCACACACGCCCCACTCTTCCGGACGTCTGCCGTTTGTACAGGGTCAACGAGCTGCCTGGGCCTTTTATCGACATCTTTGCTGGAGCGGCGGCGCTTTGTTCCAGCGGATTTGCTCGTCTGGAGGCCAGCATAGTCTCCTCGAACGAGGATATGGGAGGGATATCCACGAcgagcagccttggccaggtcAGTTTGGGGATAAGTCCACTCATCGTCCTGGGCTTGGACTTCCTGAAGGGTAACATCAGAGTGGTGGGGACGCTCTTCGGCGTGATCGAGGAAGACAGATCCGGAGTGGTCCGAGGGAGAGGTGCTTCCTCCTCCCTGGATCAGTTCTGGGGGGGAGTGTCCGGAGTAGTCAGAAGTGGTAGCCGTGTCATCGTCAGACCGGAACGGAGCTTTCATTCTGTAAAACTCTGTTCGGAGGTCATCGATGGCAAAGTTATCAAGGTCAAATTCAAGAGATGTGGGAGTGAATTGGGTTATGAGCTTGGACAAGCTCCCCGGGGTCTGACGGCCGGGGAGGCGGGAGGGTTCTAGCTCCTCGGTGGACTCGCAGTAAAGAGCCCAGTCAAATATCTCATCGAAAGGCACCTCTTCCACAACCGGGGATGAAAGACGAGGGGTTTCTTTCCCAACTTGGGAATGCgccctgcttctgcttgCATCCATGTTTGATATCCCCGTGTAAGTCACGAGATGCAGTGGGACCTTTGGCTAGCTCTAGGACGAATTGAACACGAAGGGGGGGTTCCTATCAGATGGCAATAAGGTGAAGATGCCCAATTGATACCAGGTATTCTGTGTAAGATTTGTCGGTTCAGAAACTCTGCCTGACACAAGAGAGATTATAATTTGGCGTTCAAGGAGGCTCTGTCGTGGACCGTCGACTTACACCATCACCAGTTGCGCATTTTCGGTGAAAAACGGGGCCTTGATTGGTCAATCCGACAATTCGACCCACCATAATCAACCAATGACAACCATGTTCTTCACCGATTTTGACAGTCGTGCTTGGACCAGTCCTATTCGGTGTCCCCCGGAGCAGTCAGGTGACACCCCGAAGAGCACTCCATGGGAGTTTTGGGAACGTACACAGCTTCGTGAAGGCCATTATGGCAGGGCGATGGGAATATTTTGTTTTGTGACCGTTTTCGGAGGAGATGCGCTTGAAATATTGGGTTTCTGGATGAAGCTGAGTAGGGAGATACAAGGAACAAGAGGATGGGTCAAGCCTAGATGTTCAGGGAATGTCAAGCTCATGAAGTGTGCGAACATGcaatgccgtggccgagagTGCATATTCCAGAATAGCTCGAACATTTCTCAAGACAACAAGCCGAGTTTGGGAACAAGACACAGTCTGATCAAGGGCTGAACTTTACTCGAATAGACGGCGAAGCAAAGCAAGACGCGCGTCTGGCTCTTTGAACAAGCACTCTCTCGAACTGCACAGTCTGAGGCTCTCAACCCCGGCCTGGACACGAATGAAGAAACGCGTTGTACAAGAGAGAAGGGGAGAGAGGAAAACCAAAGCAATTTATTTCTAGAAAAGACACTACGAAGGGCGGTGCAGACAGAGTACGCTACGGCCCgggccaagaaaaaaaaaagagccgTCCCAAGACCCCGGAATCAACAAACCGAACCCGAACCCCTGTGCCATCGTGTTTAAACAGGGGATGCCCAAGTCGAGTGGGCTGAGACAACGGCGGGGGAACAGAGCACCGTTGACCAAATAGTGCGGCTTTTAATCGAAAGAAAATTCCAAATGAAGGCCGTTTGAACAAGCCAAGGGATCGCAAGCGGCCCCCTCTGCTCCGGAATCTCGACACTTATATTCTTGCGAGGCTGAATACCGTTTTGGAATTTTCGCATGGCACCGGGTAATAAAACGGCCAAGGGGAGACTTCCTTGATGGAGTAAACAATTTTCCTTTCCTGGTTGTCGTTTGACTTCTAGATACACTGGCCAGCTGGGGTGTAAGGGGAAAGAAATAAGACAGGGTAATATTCTGTGGCCGATGACAGAGGTgggtcttttttttcgggtttttttttcgtttaCTACTTACACTGGTATTTTGGCTAATTGGTGTTGCACAGGGAAGATCTGACGTAACCGAACAGTCGGTAACACGATCTCCAAGGTGAGAGCCCGCATTGGAAGGGGGCGAACATGGGGTGGTTACATTATCAAGGGGGGAGCGAATGCCTCATGGAAGGAAGGGTGGTGAAATCTGTTGCCGATGAGAAAGATCCGTGGTTGTGCATAAAACGCCATGACCAATTTTTGATTGGCAGTGTAAGGATGGGCCTGGTTCTGGATTTGAGGGATCCGTGCTGCTTGGAGATGTAGAGTATCGCCGTATTCGGTGCAGCGTCAGGAGGTAGGCATACAGCCGTCATGCGCATATGCAGCATTTCTACACTGCGTAGGTAAGGACCTAGGTTGGAATAGCTCTGTCTTCTCAAGCTCTCGACGTTATccagcctccatgtccacaGACTAGGAAATACATAGGCATTGTAGCCCATATCAGGGGTTATCAAGGATTACCAGGGATTAGCACACTACTGCTCCGGCTCTGGCTCCGGTCCTACTCCGCGGCAGAACAAACCTCGATAAGCCAGATGTTGAGGGCCTTTTGGTGTGGTTGTCGTGTTGATTATTTCCAGGATGCTCCTTTTTGTCCCCCCCCCGATGAACATGTGTGCCTGAGCGTCCTTTACTCTTTTATGCAACACTTTGGCCAAATTAGGCAAGTTGGTGTCACGTGAACGAACTGATATGTGTGTTGGCTTGGTTGCGGGGTTCTGGAAGCCTGTCTAAAACACGCTTAAACTTTCCGCGAAAAGGAACACCACCATGTGGGTGAAACATTGTACGAGGTTGATTTTTTTCGTCTGCATGGAGCGGAACAAAGCACGCCTGGTGAAGAACCAGCCCTCTGGCGATTCGTGGTTCTGGGCTATTCATTGTTAACTGTAACATGTAAGTCTATGACAAGCTAGGAGCGAGGACCTGCATTCCAATAATTGATTTCTTACGACCATGCATGCACACCGGCACAAAAGACACCTGTATTTTAGCGGCTTCATGTAAACAAGAAGAGGGAAATAGTACACCTGTTGCTACGAGCCGGAACAGTGTGCCGAAAAAATTAATGGCCAACACATCGGAAGAGCCGGCGCAGTTCTCTTGGTTCATGGTTCTGGGGACTGTTAGGGACCTGGTTCATGGTTCTGGGGACTGGAGTTTGCCAATGTGCAgaggcaagcaagcaagcaagcaggTAGTACCTTAAAAAGGTGGCTTGGCCCATGGCAGGGACAGACACTTGAAATAGACGCGATCGTTGATACCTACATGCAGACCTGCAGTAAGTATGTACTATGTACATATTGGGCAGGATTGACAGGCGGCTAAGATCAATAACGCGACCAGAGCTCAGCCTCCGTTGCCGGCGGATCCCAGTCCCTCGCATCCACCGAGACCATGCggatatatgtatatatgaTGGGTTGATGTAAAAGTGAAATCAACAGACAGGACCATTTCAAAGCCTTGGATGTGAGAAAGTCGCGAGCTCCGCTAGGAATGAATCGTCTCACCGCCGCCGTAGGGATCGGCCATGAACCATACAGGCTCAACGCTTATGCTGCATGATGCTTACACAAAGCGAGTCAAGTAAGGAGTGTCCTAGACTcctagtactagtattccCAAGTCTCGAGCCAAAAAGGTGGTGGGGCAGGCCACGTTTGATGGCTGAGGCCGATCCATGGTCGGCTATGGCGAAATGACGTGGGCATCCAAGCGGCAGATGCGACAAGTTGCATACTGTATCTATTGATCCTGTTAGTCTGGTGATTTATCTGGTGTTATTACTCGTTTGGTTTGTGTTTGCATTGCCCTGTGGCGGCAAGCTTCTCATCTCTGTTAGCTTAGGCATTCCTCGACATTAGGTTGCGTTTGCTCCCAACAATTCCACCAACGACACTACGAGTATGGTTGAATGGCAGGCAGAGTGAGGCTGAAAGTAAGTTGCCAGTCGCTGACTGGCACACTGGCCGCAGATGCATGGGCGTGTTTTCCGCTTTGGCTGTCGGGTGtacatactctgtacaaTCGCTACAGACTGGCCGCCCGTGTCCATGAAGTGTCCATAATCAATCGCTAAACCAGAGCTGCAATCTACTCAAGTAGTATCTCGAATCTGATAGTCGATGCTGTGGTGGCCAGAGGTGGCTCAGGTGCAGTGCGTGTGCGGCGAGTGATGAGAGTTGTATTCCGTTCTGTGCTCTGGTCTTTGTAATAAGTGAGCACAGGCGACTTTGCCGTGTTCAACTGCCCCAGTGCCCCCTTCTCCCCTGGAAGTACCCACGGCTATCATTGCCGTAAACCGATGACACAGACAATGGCGggacaagagaagaaaggaaaggaaacAGGCTGCAACATAAGTGGTCCCGGCTAGCTTGTCACTGCACATGCACAACTGGAAAGTGCCTGGCTGGACCAGACACTTCAGCTTGCCAGCGCGCCTTCCCTCACCTGCCGAGACGCTAGTTGCCGTAGCAAGTAGGAGCTATGCACATGGGCacccaagtactccgtaggtactccgtagatgggTGGGTGCGGGCATCAATTGGTTCCAGACCACATGCGCAGTTTCTAAAGTTACCAGTCCAGTGGTGGCCACTTCCTCAAGCGCCAACTGCTAGCCCAAGGTGCTCGTGGCCACACAGCACGTTGCCCGGccattattattattagaaCGCGGCATCCATCCGCACGCACAAAGATGACAGAGATGGCACTCTGCAGACGATTGACCCGTCCAAGGCTGCAGCTCCAATAACCCGAGAACCATACATGATCCACGGAGCAGGGATGTGCATGCGACGGCTTGACGCTGTTATCGGGGGACCGGTGACCTGGTCCAAGGGGAAGCAGGAAGCACAGAGGGCAACAATGCTAATGTTGCAATGCAgagcatgtacggagtacagggCATGTACACACACCTGAATCTGCATCCTGTCCTCGAGTACTACATGCATTGTCCAGCTGGTTGGCACGGGCTGGGTCTCGAGGCTTTGTCAACGGATGGTATCCAAGTCTCCTGCGTATAACTACCCACACACAGCCGAGCCGTACAAAAACTCTGAACCTGCCGTGATTATccttgaagccatcgacaTGGCGCGCATCTGTGGTATGGACACTTTGTCCACGGCAGACTAGTCGAGCCAACTATTACTCAAGTACGTATTGTGGTCTGGCTGCTCGCCCGTACAATACAACTTTCGACTACTAGCCGTTGGGGATGAGACACCCGATCGACTCTGCCTCCCTCTCCATCCCTGCCCGGCGGCCCCTTTTGTTGCCAAACGGCCAAACGTCATTCAAGGCCCCCGCTGCCAAGACCCTCTCACCAGACCCTCTCGATCCTCAATTAGCCTGCTTTGCTTGGGTACttaggtactccgtacccggGTACTCACCCACGCACCTACCTACCGTAGGTAccgctactccgtacgccgtGGGCCATCATCCGTCGTTCCGAAATCCTCTATTACGTCGTGTTCCAATATCCACGAGCGTCTCGTAAAAGAACGGCTTAGCACTCGCGACTGCGTGGCAGTTTGCGTAACTCGTGCCTCGATAAGCCCCGTGCTGCCGTGTTCCGCCTGCCGAGCAATAAGACCAACATTGAGCTGAGCCCACATGCACATTCACCCAAGGTCATCCAAGGTGTGTATAAGTACTTTTGACTTTtgcctccgcctccatgTGCCCTCCGACTCTGGGCACAAACCATGTTGGGCTGGGCTGATTCGTTGCAGGGCGAATCGCTGTGCACAGTGGGTTGTATTTGTGACCTCCAAGTTCCCCGTCTGAAAAATCGCAATCCCAGTCCCCTGGTGCGGCGTCGCTCATCAACAGATCCACGTTTCCCTTTCAACTGCTCTCTGTAttagcactccgtactcggtacgccGTACTCTGGAAGGGGGTGCCCGCCTGATTTCGTCTTTCGTCTTGCGTTATTATAGTCTTCTCATCCCGTCGGTCTTCCTTGCTCCGTTTGGCAGCATTCTTGATTGCGCTTCCTCTTAGCCTGCTGCATGTCAGACTCACCCGCGGGCCGGACGGTCATATGTTGCCCAGTATGACCACCA
Proteins encoded:
- the RTG2_0 gene encoding Retrograde regulation protein 2 produces the protein MPPSDIITLETLHEKLPRWHPNYENHLHAIVDMGSNGIRFSITSLKPPTTRLLEPVYSSRVAISLFDALTSSDRGPIFPSETIKAVASALSGFRHIAVMHGVPQSQIMILATEAMRRAVNGGQLLEAIAAETDGLGVQILDPAAETLFGAVLGSRSGLVSVHNGALFLDLGGGSVQMTWVDTSKDNYEIEAAMAGQSLPYGAAKLAKVLDGQSTTVQAEEICALQNGIAGIYSNLCARFPALRAIKEAYDRGEDASVDVYMCGGGFRGYGSMLMHNDPISPYPIPSTHTYSVPGSQFKQPTKMRQVNDEYDGKIYGMSKRRRQQFPAIATVIESFIAVVPNIRRVTFCGGSNRQGVLFMKMPKDVRESNPLEVLANVTKTEGPLFNAILGLLSASIPETQDDLNNIPTIFSPGLGALFVRQIWSRAGHSSNSNSSSALHHAIIRDPDCPGLTHLARALLALTACARWGNDIGPSDEILWRGLKGVIESHHPDAMFWTLYIGAVANMLATLFPVMPQNARELLSAVRLNSKISKNKAEKHKVELTVSLSAQIMKHVNLEDLSATMKNTTKIKGEKGKYKSTVQFSNLS